GGAAAAAGCTGCTGTTTCTGCTCTAACACAAGGGATACGGGCAAGATTTGACCCGCGATCTGTGTTCAATCCGGGGCTCATGGGGTAGGGCGATGCAGACAACGTTTACGGAAAAACAGCTGGAAGATCCGGCGATCCAGCGCTCGAATGAGATTCTGCGCAGCTGTGTGCATTGTGGGTTTTGCACTGCGACCTGTCCCACCTATCAGGTGTTGGGGGATGAATTGGACAGCCCGCGCGGCCGTATTTACCTGATCAAGGACATGCTGGAAAACGAACGTGTCCCGGATGAAAAGACGGTCAAGCATATTGATCGCTGCCTGTCCTGTCTGGCCTGCATGACAACCTGTCCATCAGGTGTGCACTACATGCACCTGGTCGATCACGCGCGCGAATACATCGAGGCGAATTACAAACGTCCTTTAACGGATCGTATCCTGCGTTCGGTTCTGGCCCAAATCCTACCTTATCCGATGCGATTTCGCTGGGCCTTGATCGGAGCAAAGTTGGGCCGCCCGTTTCGGTTTCTGATGCCCGATGCCCGGTTGCGGGCCATGCTGGATATGGCCCCAAAGCACATCCCGCCGGTCAGTCGCAACGACGACCCACAAAGTTTTGCGCCCAAAGGAGACCGGAGAAAGCGCGTCGCGCTGATGACCGGCTGCGCGCAAAAGGCTCTAAATACCGACATTAACGATGCTACGATCCGGTTGCTGACGCGTTTGGGGTGCGAGGTTGTGGTGGCCGAAGGGGCCGGATGTTGCGGAGCCCTGACACACCATATGGGTAAAAGTCGTGAAAGCCACGCGGCTGCCGCAGCCAATATCATGGCCTGGACGCGCGAAATGGACGGTGACGGCCTAGACGCCATCGTTATCAACACGTCTGGCTGTGGAACGACCGTTAAAGACTATGGGCACATGTTCCGCAATGACCCTTTGGCTAAGGATGCGGCGCGTGTCTCGGGTATTGCCATGGATATCAGTGAGTTGGTCATGCAGTTGGACGTGCCGGAAGGACGTGACCAAGACCTTACGGTTGCTTATCACGCGGCTTGTTCCTTGCAGCACGGGCAAAAGATCAAGACTTATCCCAAGGATTTGCTGAAACGGACCGGATTTAAAGTTGTTGAGCCTGCCGACAGTCATTTGTGCTGCGGTAGCGCAGGCACGTACAACCTGATGCAGCCCGAGATTTCGGGCCAGTTGAAACAGCGCAAGGTCAAAACGCTGGAAGCAAAAAAGCCGGACCTGATCGCCGCCGGAAACATCGGATGCATGATGCAGATCGGGTCAGGGACGCAATTGCCAGTCGTTCACACCGTCGAATTACTGGATTGGGCGACTGGTGGCCCAAAGCCAAGATCCTTGCAACAGCAAGGAGACGCAGTGCCGATCCTGAAGTAAAGCACATGATGCCGACCCGCATCAGTTGACCTGGATTTTCTGGCGGTTCCTGATTGCCCTATTTTCGCCCAACGCGACCCGTAGGACAAATAGGTCTGAATGAGTCCCGGAGAACCGCGTGGGCAACTGGATCAAGGCGATTGTGTTCTGTGTCATGCCGATGGCGGCCACAGCGCAGGATACCGGGCTGGAAAGCCTGGACACCTCGGATTCCGGGCGTGATTGGATGGCCGTGGGACGGTTGGATATTGCCGGCAGAGGGTTTTGCACCGGAACGCTGGTGTCGCCAACACTGGTGCTGACCGCAGCGCATTGCCTGTTTGATAAGGTTTCCGGGCAGCGTATCAACCCGTCGGACATTGAGTTTCTGGCCGGTTGGCGTTTGGGGCGCGCTTTGGCCTATCGGACGGCGCGGCAAGCCGTGATCCATCCGGACTATCAATATGGTGCAGACTCGACGACCGACCGGGTGAGCGCCGATGTGGCCTTGATCGAACTGTGGCAACCAATCCGAAACACTGCCGTCATTCCATTTGAATCGGGGGATCAGCCGCGCCGTGGCGCAGAGGTTGGTGTGGTGTCTTATGCGCATGACCGGTCCGAGGCTCCTTCGCTGCAACAGGTCTGCTCGGTCATGAACAGGCAGCAGGGTGTCATGGTCATGTCCTGCGACGTCGATTTTGGCTCGTCCGGCGCACCGGTCTTTTCCTTTGCAGGTGCGCGCCCCCAGATCGTGTCGGTTGTTGCGGCCAAGGCCAGTTTGGACGGCCAGAACGTGGCAATTGGCACTGCTGTTGAACACTCGCTGCAATTGCTGCGCAATGAGTTGTCTGCCGGGCGTGGATTTGGGCTTTCAACGTCGGGATCCGGGTCGGGCAAGAATATCGGTGCAAGGTTTATTCGGCCATGATCAGAGTTTTACTGAGTCTCATTTTAGGTTTGTGCATTCTGGCAACCACGTCCCACGCGCAAGCGAACAAGCGCAAGTTGACGGACCGGGACGACCTTTACGGCTGGGAGGCGATAGGCCGGCTGGACATAGGGGACGAGTCATTTTGTACGGGTACGCTGATCGCGCAGGACATGGTTCTGACAGCAGCGCATTGCGCAGTGGACGGGCGCTCAGGCAAAGCATTTGCCCCAGAAGACATCACGTTTCGCGCAGGTCTCAGCAACGGCAACGCCCTGGCCGAGAGTCGGATCACGCAGGTCGCGATTCATCCCAGCTATGGCTCTAAACCGCCGCTTTCCCATGATAGCGTTCGGATTGACGTCGCACTGTTGCGCCTCGATAAGCCCATCCCCTACTCTGTCGCAGATCCCTTTGCACTGTACAGCGGGCGTGTTCTGGGAAATGAGGTCAGCATTGCCTCTTATGGCCGCGGACGGTCTGAGGCGATCACACGGGAACGTTCTTGCCGTATCATTGATCGTCAGCAGGGTCTGATCCTGTTTGATTGCGACATCACCTTCGGCTCGTCCGGGTCCGCTATTTTGGCAAAGAACGGCTCACGTTGGCAGATTCTGTCTGTTGTTTCGGCGGTTGGTACAAACGGCAGCCGGAAGGTCGGATTTGGCATGGAGCTGGACGGGATCGTCTCTGAGCTTAAGGCGATCATGCGGCGCGATGCGCCTCAGCCAAAAGCGTCGATCCGCCGGTTGCAGGTGGGGTCCGGCAAGTCCGGGTCTGGTGCGAAATTCATCAGCTCTGGCGGGGGTTGAACTCGGTCAAATCGCTACCCATTTGATGTGTATCGGGTCGCCACAACGGGGTCCGGTATCAATCACTGCCCGTCCAGTCGGAGGGCAAAATTTCGTAAATCGCTCAAGGATGAGGATACGACAAATGCGTACATTTGACTTTGCACCGCTGCACCGCGCCACCATTGGCTTTGATCAGATCGCCGACATGATGGATCGCGTTCTGACCAATGATGTGGCTCAGCCCAGCTACCCCCCCTACAACATCGAAAAAACCGATGCCGACACCTACCGGATTTCCGTCGCCGTCGCCGGTTTTTCCGAAGCAGACCTGTCTGTTGAAGTGAAAGAAAACTCGCTGGTCTTGGCTGGCAAGAAAGCCGCCGAGGACAAAGACCGCAGCTATCTGCACCGTGGCATCGCCACCCGCGCGTTCGAACGCCGTTTTGCGCTGGCCGATCACGTGCGTGTCACTGGCGCCAGCCACGAGAACGGCATGCTGAACATCGACCTGAAGCGCGAAGTGCCCGAGGCGCTGAAACCGCGCCGGATCGAGATCTCATCGGCCAAGGCCATTGAAAAAGACGTCGTTGACGCCAAGGCCGTCAACTAACACTCCTGAAAAACTTTGCGGCAGTCTCCTCCTCCCAGACTGTCGCAACTCACGCCCCGCGTTCCTCCAGACGCGGGGCGATGTTTTTGGGCGCTCTCCTGAGTGTTTGCTAAGCTGACGGAGCGGTCGTTCACCGTGAGCGCGGCGTGGTGAAGGTTGAACGTCAGTTATGCGTGGCAAATTGGACTTTGGAGCCTACGTAGAGATGCACCATACCCGCGCATTATCTTCCAGTTAACTAAGGCCGCGGTGTCCGGTCCAATGTTACACGTTATCCTGACCGCCACGCACTGATTTTGTGCTCTATCTTTGCGCGTATTACGTGTGACAGAGATCAACCAAAAGAAGTGCTTGACGACAGAGGCCCGTCCAACCAGTTTCCCATTGAACAGCACCCCACGGGGGAAAGCTGGGTCAATCTCCGCCGATCTATTGTGAGGAAATACATATGCTTAAACTGATATTGGCAATTGGGTTTATTGTTATGGGAACAAGTGCACATGCCTATGACTCGGAGGCCGCCGCCGCCGAATACGACAAATCCTATCTTAAGGTTGAGAAGCGCTTTGAAAGTGATTCAATTAATCGGGAAGCATGTGTAATTGTAGGCATTCAAGACTGCGTCAAAGACTTGGAAGAAGTTCTCGAAAGCAAGGGTTTCTTCATTCCCGGAGGAGCCGCAGTGTCTCCTCGCGAGTATTGTAATTTCATCGGTTTGGAGCGCGCGGACGATTATCTGAATGCAGTGTATCAGCGCATACTGAAGCAAGGACCACTGGGTACTCAGGACGTAGAGGAGATAGACGAGGAATGGGTAGCTAATCTGCGTGCAGCTCAGCGCCTCTGGCTTCAGTTCGCGAATAAGATGTGTTCCGAAGACAATATCGTTGGTTGGCACGCCGGAGGCTCGGGCTGGGGGGCAACAATTGCTGAATGCACCACGCGTCTTTCAATCCAGCAGGCCGATAACTTGGATCGCTACTTCACCATCAATTACTAAAAGTGCAGAAATAGCGGCCGCCGAATGCGCCCACAGAATCGGCAGCAGATCTAACAAGCCGCAAAGGGTTAAAATCTAACGTCTGAAGTAAAATGACCCCGCACAATTTTGTGCGGGGTTTCTCAAGTTATGCAAGTAGGTCAATTCCCAGCCGTTACCGACCCGATCGACCAGAACATCGTCTCGCCCGAGGCATCGTCAACACCATCATTGTCAGTCATCACAAACGCCTCGCCCGAGGGCAGGATGGCCAGACCTTCGATCTTGTCCAGAACGTATCCACCCGTCGAGGTCAGGTCGGGCAGCAAGTCACGGACCTCTTGCTTGCTGACCACGGGCAATGCGCCACCCAGCGGGGCTGGGGTCATTTCGGACAGCGGGATGCGGTAGATCTTTTTGGTTACGGCGCGGTGGTCGTGCTGGTTGTCGCGCTCGATGACGTAGACATGATCACCAAAGGCAACGATTTCCGACAGGCCGACCCAGCCTTTTTCCGGGTTCGCCTTGGGGTAATGCACGGCACCCCATTCCTTGGTCTTAAGGTTATAGGCCACCAGTTTCACGTGGTTTTTGGGGTCGTCTTTCCATTCGCGTTGTACAGCCATCCACAGGGTGTCACCAACCTTGGTGATGCCCTCGAAACCAAAGCGTTTTTCAACGGCCATTAACTCCGGCGGCAGGCCAATCTCGCCCTTGCGGTCCTTGACCAGACCTTCAGCCGAGACGTGATAGATCGCGTGCGGGATGACGCGGTCGGTGCGGCCTTCGGAGGCGACGTAGAAACCACCTTTGCCGTCCAGCGTGATGCCCTCCAGATCCAGCTTCTGCGCCGGGTTGCCATCCTGGCGGTGAATGCGGATCACGTCTACGATGCGAGCCGGTTGTTGGCTGGGATCGATCTTGAAGATCGACGGCTGGAAGCCATAAAAGCTGTCATTGACCGCATAGATCATGCCGTCTTCATCCGCGACCAGACCGGACAGAGCGCCCCACCCGATCAGCTCATCCGCACCTTCCGAGGTTAGATGCGGATAGTTGGCCGGGGCGTCCTGATATTCAAAGATCGAAACATGCGCGCGAGGGCCGCCATCTTCGATCAGGTCTTTTTCATTGGCCGAGATCAGAAGGTTGCGGTCGGGAATCGCCACATAACCTTCCGGGCCAACACCCGAGGGCAGCAGCTGTTTCAGCACGGGGTTGGCCGGATCGGTGGCGTCATAGACACCCACGACCGAGGCGCGCTCGGCCCCGACGAAGATCATCGGTGTGCCGCCAAAGGTGGCCGCGGTCACGCTTTCCGGCTCAACACCTTTGCTGTCTGAACGCTTGTCAGGGTAGTGTCCGATCTGGATGATGGCCTTCTCGAAATCGGTGCCGTTTTCGTAAACAACGGTGCCGTCTTTGTGGAAAACTGTCCAACCACGCGACCCGCCTTCATAGTCACCTTCGTTGGCGGTCGCGAAGTGATTGTCGTCGATCCATTTCACCGCGTCCGGTTCGCGCAAACGGCCCGGCTGGCTTTCGGTGAAGATCAACGCGCCGCGTTCATCGGTGGTGTCGATGCCTTCCAAATCAACCGCGCCTGCCGAGAAATGGCTGACCACGTTGCCGTCCCTGTCGACCACTGCGACGTGGTTGTTTTCCTGCAAAGTGACGACGGTTTCGCCGAGGGCGTTGATGTCCACAAACTCCGGCTCAGGGTCGGTCGGCGCGACCTCTGCCAAACCGGTCAGCGAGGCCATCTTCATGTCCGCGCAGTCCAGTGTGCCGTCTTTCAGTGGCACCAGAGCCAGCGACCCAGCGGGCAGTTGTGGGATGATGCCTTCATTCAGGTCTTCGTCGCGTTCGTTTTCAATGGCGACGGCGACAAAGCTACCATCGGGGGCGATGGCGACGCTGTCGGGCTGACCGCCCAGATCACAGGCACCGGTTTCCGATTTGCCCGCGATATCGACCGAGATTAGTTTGCCGGACGGGGCGGTATAGCTTTCTGACGTGTTCACGCCCACAAAAGCCGTCGCGCCAACGATGCCCACGGATGTCGGCTCGCCGCCCACCTCCATCGCACCCAACGGTGCCGGGCTTGCAGGGTTGGTTATATCGATCATGCCGATCACGCCCATCGGGCTGTCGGTGTAGACCAGCGTCATGCCGTCAGCGGTGGCCGCGATGATCTCGGGCGAAGTCTCACGGGTTGTATCCGCGCCCTCGGCCATGTTCTTGACGACCGGGAAGGACGCAATTCGGTTGAAGTTCATCTCTGCCACGGCCTGACCAGCGGTCAGGGCAAGGGCAGATGTCAGGCAGGCATAGCGCAATGACATCGGTAAGTATCCCCTCTCAGTTGGATACGAGGGGGATGAACCCGGGTCATTGCAGGGATGTGACGGTTTATTTGCAGTTTTATGACAAACCGAACGGCCCCGGTACTTTGCACCGGGGCACTAAAGGATCAAACCGACAGGCAGACGTACTTCATTTCCAGATAGTCTTCCATGCCGTGATGGCTGCCTTCGCGGCCCAGACCGGATTGCTTGACGCCACCAAACGGGCCCAGCTCGGTCGAGATGATGCCGGTGTTCACACCGACGATGCCGTACTCCAGCGCCTCGGCCACTTTGTAGACGCGGCTCAGGTCTTTGGCATAGAAATACGAGGCCAGACCAAAGATCGTGTCATTCGCCATGGCAATGACATCGTCCTCATCTTCAAACTTGAACAACGGGGCCAGCGGACCAAAGGTTTCGTCCTGAGCCACCATCATGTCCTGGGTCACGCCCGTCACGATGGTCGGCTGGAAGAAGGTACCGCCCAGATCGTGGGGCAAGCCGCCGGTCAGAACAGCACCGCCCTTGTCGGTTACGTCCTTGATATGCTCTTCAACCTTGGCAACGGCTTCAGCGTTGATCAGCGGGCCGGTTGTGGTTCCGTCTGTCAGACCGTCACCAACTTTCAGCGCCTCAACAGCGGCTTTCAGCTTGGCGGCAAAGGCATCGTAGACACCGGCCTGCACGTAGATACGGTTTGCGCAGACGCAGGTTTGACCGTTGTTGCGAAACTTGCACATCATCGCGCCTTCGACCGCTGCATCCAGATCGGCGTCGTCAAACACGATGAACGGCGCGTTGCCGCCCAGTTCCATCGAGCATTTCATCACCTGATCGGCGGCCTGTTTCAGCAGGATGCGCCCAACCTCGGTCGAACCGGTAAAGGTCAGCTTGCGCACACCGGGGTTCTCGCAGAATTCCTTGCCGATTTCGCTGGCGCGCGACGAGGGTACGACGTTGAACACACCAGCCGGAATGCCGGCTTTTTCGGCCAAAACAGCCAGAACCAGCGCGGACAAGGGTGTTTCCTTAGCGGGGCGTGCCACAAAGGCGCAACCCGCAGCAAGGGCAGGCCCGGCCTTGCGGGTGATCATCGCGTTGGGGAAGTTCCATGGTGTGATCGACGCAGCAACACCGATGGGCTGTTTCAAAACCATGATCCGCTTGTCACGCTGGTGACCCGGGATCATCTCGCCATAGACACGTTTGGCTTCTTCACCAAAGAACTCGATGAAGGAGGCGCCGTATCCGATTTCACCAATCGCCTCGGCAAGGGGTTTGCCTTGCTCGGCCGTCAGAATCTTGCCCAGATCCTCAGCGTTTTCCATCATCAGATCGAACCAGCGGCGCAGGATCACTGCGCGTTCCTTGCCGGTCAGCTTGGCCCACTCTTTTTGTGCGGCCTCAGCCTGTGCAATCGCGCCTGCCACCTGAGCACGGCTGACATCGGTCACCTCGGCCACCACGTCGCCGCGGGCGGGGTTGGTCACTTCAAAAGTACCATTGTCCCCATCCACCCACTGGCCGCCGATATAGGCCTTGGTCGCCAAAAGGTCGGGGTTTTTCAAAAGAGATTTCAGATCGGTTGTCGCGTCCAGCATGGGTCAGCCTCCGGCAGGAATTTTGTTCAACGCACCCAATCAGGTGGGGTCTGGATTGTCTATGTCCACAATGGTGGTCGGATCAATCCAGATTTGATCATATGCCACACGAGCAGCTTAGCAATTCGCGCCTATCTTTTTCAGGCTGAGTTTGCCAAGGTTCAGGGGATATTTGACTCGCAGGGGATGTAAATAGACGTAACATTCCCTATCTTATTGGGTAATAGAATAAAAAAGGGATAGAACCGATGTCGAACCAGCAATTTGAGGCGCTGATTAAAGAAACGCAAACCAAGGTGCGTGAAAGCCAGTCGCAGATCGAAGGGCTGACATCGCGCATCGAAGCAGCGCGGGCCAAGATCGGCACCGCCGAGGCCGATATCGACATCGAAAACGCCACGCTTGAGGATGTGCACGCCCATACCGAGGTGATGAACGCCAATATCGCCGAGTTGATCATGGGTCTGGACGACGTCACCAACGCCTTTTCCAAGGATTTCGATGAGATGCGCTCGAAAACCGGGTGGGAGTCGTTTGTCGGCATCTTCTCGAAAGGCAAATCCGAGTCGATGCGGCAGGAACGGATGCGCACTGCCAATATCGACGACAAGCTGCAGGACCTGATCGCTAAATCGGACGTGATCGTGAAATTGCTGCAAGGGCAATTGTCGGTGCTGGAAGAGCAGCGCGTCAAGGTTGAGGACAACCTGACCGTAACGCTGGATGATCGAGAAGCAACGGTGGCTGAGCTTGAGGCGTTGCGTATTGAGATTCAGGGCATGGACCCGACGATCATTACGCTGGAGAACAAAATCAGCGTCGAACAGGACGCGGCCGCGCGCACCCAGTTAGAGACTGAATTGGCCGAGCTGAACAAGCAATACAACGCCAAGGTTCAGGAAGAGCAGGTCAAGCTGGCCAAGTCGCAGACGCTGGAGCGCTATATCGAGAAAGGCAAGACCTGGGTCGATTCATTGCAGAACCAGGCGGCGACACAGATGGTGCTGATCAACAAGCTGCAGACAGACACGCAGCAGCGCGTGGTGCTGTATGACGCCCTGACCAAATCGCTGAAAACCGCACAGCAGCAGGACGTGGCCCACCGCATCAACGAGATCGGCGTGCAGACCGACCAAGAGGCGCAAACCGCCATGGCCGCCATCGGCACCGCGACCAACCAGAAAATGGCCGACATGCTTGAAGCGCATGAGGACCACATGGTCTTTGCCCGCGACGTGCTGGAGAAAAAGGCCAAGGCGGACGAACGCTTTGCCCGCCGGTTTGCCTCGATTGTCGAGAAGCACGATAAGAACTTGTATGGCGGATGAAGTGGTTTAGCCGAAAAGACGTACGGCTTCTCAGGATTGGCCTCTTTCTCGTAGTTTGGCCGATCCCGATTTATGGCCTACCAGCTCTTTTGCATAAATTGGGTGCTGAAGGCGGAACTTATAAGCTGCTCGGTTTTCTCACTCTATATGGCGGGCCGGTTAGCATAATCTTCGGGCTTATCATCTTCGCGTTGTACCTGATCTCAGACGTTTTTCTCCTGCCATGGCGGCTCAATCAATGCCGTGGAACTGGTTGTAGTGAATCCAAAAATGACTAACCCCACCCAAGACCATGTTGGCCTGACCGACACCTTCGCCTCGCGCCGCTATTTCCGCAAATTCGAGGTGATCACCGTCCACCTTCTGCGCGTGGCCGCGACGATGGAGGCCGAGGGCGCGATCAGCAAGCAAGAGGTGCGGATCATCTCGCGTTATCTCTCGGGACTGCTCTACACGTTCCGGGCGCTCAGCATGAAATACCTGCTGGTCGGGCGCGATACGGGGCGGTTCTTTGGCAGCCTCGCCATGGACAAGCGTGACAGCGGGTTTCCGGTGGCGGCCGAGTTGCTGACCATGGCCAATGACGCGCAGCAGGCGCAGGTGCATCTGGCGAATATGCCCTCAGAAGATGACCTGAAAACCGACATGGTGCGGACGATTATTGGCGATCGGGAGATCCCCACCAAGCTGCAATTCGCGCTGTCTCAAAGGCTCTATTATGAAGAATTACTGAAAGGTCAGTTGTTCTGGGCCCGCAACGATCCCGAATGCCATTGGATCGGGAATGAGGGCGAGCGGCGCAAGTTCATGATCCATTGGGCGGTCTATGACAGCCAGATCAACCTGCCGGTCATCTACCTGATGCAGTTGGAAGACAGCGGCAAGACTGCTCTGCCCAAAGACCAACGCCGCTGGCCCGAGGTGCAGGCCCATCTGATGGCGCAGTCTTTGGGCGGGTTGAAACTGGTGACCATCGCCAAAGGCTTTGATCAGGATTTTGACGACCTGCACCCCAAACACCTGCGCCGCATTCATGTGGGGCCAATGTATTCCTCGGCCTATACCGAGCAATCCGGGCCTTTGCGGCAGGTGCTGGAGGACGCACAGGCACCCGAAGGTCAAGATTGGGCGCTGGCCTGGACCACCGAGGAGCTGGAAAGCGAACAGGTGATCGAGGAACGCGCCGGATGGTTTTCCACCGTCGAACGCGAGATCTTTGCGCTGGACCCCTTTGGCGGTCAGGGGGCCGAGACAGGGGCCACGCGCACCCAGCGATCGATCATCCTGCCCCAACGCCCGTTTCAGGTTCTGGCCGAGCGCAACCCACCGGGGTTTGTCGATGTGAACAAGTTTGTTGTCAGCAAAGCGGGGCAGGTTTTGCGCTATTAGTTTCGCCTTCGGCGAGAGTATTTTTGAAAAGATGAAGCAAGAGCGGTTCAAGAGATGAGTTTGATGTCAGATCAGATGGAATTACGCGAGGACGACATTCGCAAGCACTATCAAGCAGCGACCGCTTTGCTGAACGGGTTTGAACACGCGCCGAGGATTGGCAAGGCGGTGGAAGCGGTTGTTGAACGATCTCCGGGGGTTTCTACGGGGCGGCGGTTTCGATCTACCACGCCGGGGCTGGTCACGCGGCGCGCGGTGCGTTCGGACGGTGTGC
The genomic region above belongs to Ruegeria sp. HKCCD4315 and contains:
- a CDS encoding Hsp20 family protein, which translates into the protein MRTFDFAPLHRATIGFDQIADMMDRVLTNDVAQPSYPPYNIEKTDADTYRISVAVAGFSEADLSVEVKENSLVLAGKKAAEDKDRSYLHRGIATRAFERRFALADHVRVTGASHENGMLNIDLKREVPEALKPRRIEISSAKAIEKDVVDAKAVN
- a CDS encoding esterase-like activity of phytase family protein, encoding MSLRYACLTSALALTAGQAVAEMNFNRIASFPVVKNMAEGADTTRETSPEIIAATADGMTLVYTDSPMGVIGMIDITNPASPAPLGAMEVGGEPTSVGIVGATAFVGVNTSESYTAPSGKLISVDIAGKSETGACDLGGQPDSVAIAPDGSFVAVAIENERDEDLNEGIIPQLPAGSLALVPLKDGTLDCADMKMASLTGLAEVAPTDPEPEFVDINALGETVVTLQENNHVAVVDRDGNVVSHFSAGAVDLEGIDTTDERGALIFTESQPGRLREPDAVKWIDDNHFATANEGDYEGGSRGWTVFHKDGTVVYENGTDFEKAIIQIGHYPDKRSDSKGVEPESVTAATFGGTPMIFVGAERASVVGVYDATDPANPVLKQLLPSGVGPEGYVAIPDRNLLISANEKDLIEDGGPRAHVSIFEYQDAPANYPHLTSEGADELIGWGALSGLVADEDGMIYAVNDSFYGFQPSIFKIDPSQQPARIVDVIRIHRQDGNPAQKLDLEGITLDGKGGFYVASEGRTDRVIPHAIYHVSAEGLVKDRKGEIGLPPELMAVEKRFGFEGITKVGDTLWMAVQREWKDDPKNHVKLVAYNLKTKEWGAVHYPKANPEKGWVGLSEIVAFGDHVYVIERDNQHDHRAVTKKIYRIPLSEMTPAPLGGALPVVSKQEVRDLLPDLTSTGGYVLDKIEGLAILPSGEAFVMTDNDGVDDASGETMFWSIGSVTAGN
- the glcF gene encoding glycolate oxidase subunit GlcF, which gives rise to MQTTFTEKQLEDPAIQRSNEILRSCVHCGFCTATCPTYQVLGDELDSPRGRIYLIKDMLENERVPDEKTVKHIDRCLSCLACMTTCPSGVHYMHLVDHAREYIEANYKRPLTDRILRSVLAQILPYPMRFRWALIGAKLGRPFRFLMPDARLRAMLDMAPKHIPPVSRNDDPQSFAPKGDRRKRVALMTGCAQKALNTDINDATIRLLTRLGCEVVVAEGAGCCGALTHHMGKSRESHAAAAANIMAWTREMDGDGLDAIVINTSGCGTTVKDYGHMFRNDPLAKDAARVSGIAMDISELVMQLDVPEGRDQDLTVAYHAACSLQHGQKIKTYPKDLLKRTGFKVVEPADSHLCCGSAGTYNLMQPEISGQLKQRKVKTLEAKKPDLIAAGNIGCMMQIGSGTQLPVVHTVELLDWATGGPKPRSLQQQGDAVPILK
- a CDS encoding serine protease, with product MIRVLLSLILGLCILATTSHAQANKRKLTDRDDLYGWEAIGRLDIGDESFCTGTLIAQDMVLTAAHCAVDGRSGKAFAPEDITFRAGLSNGNALAESRITQVAIHPSYGSKPPLSHDSVRIDVALLRLDKPIPYSVADPFALYSGRVLGNEVSIASYGRGRSEAITRERSCRIIDRQQGLILFDCDITFGSSGSAILAKNGSRWQILSVVSAVGTNGSRKVGFGMELDGIVSELKAIMRRDAPQPKASIRRLQVGSGKSGSGAKFISSGGG
- a CDS encoding NAD-dependent succinate-semialdehyde dehydrogenase, producing the protein MLDATTDLKSLLKNPDLLATKAYIGGQWVDGDNGTFEVTNPARGDVVAEVTDVSRAQVAGAIAQAEAAQKEWAKLTGKERAVILRRWFDLMMENAEDLGKILTAEQGKPLAEAIGEIGYGASFIEFFGEEAKRVYGEMIPGHQRDKRIMVLKQPIGVAASITPWNFPNAMITRKAGPALAAGCAFVARPAKETPLSALVLAVLAEKAGIPAGVFNVVPSSRASEIGKEFCENPGVRKLTFTGSTEVGRILLKQAADQVMKCSMELGGNAPFIVFDDADLDAAVEGAMMCKFRNNGQTCVCANRIYVQAGVYDAFAAKLKAAVEALKVGDGLTDGTTTGPLINAEAVAKVEEHIKDVTDKGGAVLTGGLPHDLGGTFFQPTIVTGVTQDMMVAQDETFGPLAPLFKFEDEDDVIAMANDTIFGLASYFYAKDLSRVYKVAEALEYGIVGVNTGIISTELGPFGGVKQSGLGREGSHHGMEDYLEMKYVCLSV
- a CDS encoding serine protease; the encoded protein is MGNWIKAIVFCVMPMAATAQDTGLESLDTSDSGRDWMAVGRLDIAGRGFCTGTLVSPTLVLTAAHCLFDKVSGQRINPSDIEFLAGWRLGRALAYRTARQAVIHPDYQYGADSTTDRVSADVALIELWQPIRNTAVIPFESGDQPRRGAEVGVVSYAHDRSEAPSLQQVCSVMNRQQGVMVMSCDVDFGSSGAPVFSFAGARPQIVSVVAAKASLDGQNVAIGTAVEHSLQLLRNELSAGRGFGLSTSGSGSGKNIGARFIRP
- a CDS encoding lysozyme inhibitor LprI family protein, with the protein product MLKLILAIGFIVMGTSAHAYDSEAAAAEYDKSYLKVEKRFESDSINREACVIVGIQDCVKDLEEVLESKGFFIPGGAAVSPREYCNFIGLERADDYLNAVYQRILKQGPLGTQDVEEIDEEWVANLRAAQRLWLQFANKMCSEDNIVGWHAGGSGWGATIAECTTRLSIQQADNLDRYFTINY